The Anopheles moucheti chromosome 3, idAnoMoucSN_F20_07, whole genome shotgun sequence genome contains the following window.
gattcgcaaggaataatcttcatcgactgtcttgagaaaggaaaaaccattaacagcgactattacatcaaatttttggagcgattgaaggacgaaatcgtcaaaaaaaacgaccgcatttgaagaaaaaaaagttttgtttcgtcaagacaacgcaccgtaccacaaaccagtgaaaacaatggcaaaaattcatgaattaggccacgaaatgcttcgccacccaccgtatttcgtagatctggctctcagtgactaactccatttctcagatcccaaaaggatgtcctctgagaagaaattttcgtcggataatgaggtgttcgccgaaattAAGGCCTTTcttgaggcaaaggacaaatactgctagaaaaagggtatcgaaaaatttaaagaccgctaaaatcggtgtatcgcccttgaagggacgtgtgttgaatacaaaaaagtaatttggccaaaaaaaagtgttttactgtcataggccaaacaattatcagcccacctgttatataGTCCAATCCCTATCACTTATCACGTATAACTGGTATCAAAGCACTATAAAGTGTCTGAAACTGTCTAATATCAATAAATTTCAAGTACCTTCTTTGCCCGATGAGCGTAACTCAAAAACTATTGCGATTGCAATTGCATGAACACAAAGTGATAGGTCTGCAACGGCAGGGTTTGTGCAGGAATTTCGAAGGCGAGACCAGATGAAGAAGGAGTAGATGTGGAAGTCGAACAAACATGAGGTGCAATTCAAACTTCTCATCGCTCTCACAACCGGGTCGTTCCATGTTCCATGAGAGTTTACCTCATAGCTATCATGAGTAAGGGATGAAGACGTAGGAATCGGAGTGAGGTACGACGATGGATAATGGCGGGAATGTCTGGCAACCGGACCCGAACTAAGAAGCAGTACTCGGACTCGGGCAAAAGAAGATTGTGCGATAGCACGGCATCTTTCCAAGGCATACATCCAGATCATGGTGTAAACTAAATTCTAAGATGCTAAAATATACAAAGTTCTTGCCCACCGGCTGTAATATTAAAGTTTAATTCGCTATACGGACAGTCGCAATAGACAGCTATTGGAATGTACTCACCATAAATCCACTGCTGTTACACTGCCGTTCTACACTGTATGCACTTTAATTCGTCATCCTTATCCACAAACTAGATCAGCTTTACCCTTCTTCAAGAATTTAAACCGATGCTTTATTGTGTCCGACATTGCAGTTCCAGGGGAGAGTTTAAACTGTGAAAACGCCTTTCCGCCCTTTACAAGTCAACCCTCAACCTTCGAATCATTTACTTTTAGAAGTATTTCTGCAAATCTTCACCTGTCACACGGCCAATTTCACGGCATGAATGGTGAACCGCTTTTTCAACGTCCTCATTATCGTCCTCCATCAGTTCCGCCAGGAAGGGAATAGTTTCCGGCAGCAGCGGCGCGTAGCTTTCGCCCAGCTTACGCGCTATTTCTGTACATGCCTCCAGTGCGAACAGTCTGCGTTAgaaagaaaggcaaaaaaaaaacggaataaaataaagacgGTAATGATTATTGCCCCACTTTTACGCCACCGTCGTCACGTGGACGAGCGTCCCGTTGCCGGCGTGCCTTACCTCACTTGTGCATCGTTGTTACGTGTTTTCATCAGCACTTGATAATTCAACTGACGCCACAGCGAATCATCCATCACCGCCACGGCCATCTGAGCGAGACAGTCGATCACCAGGGTGCGAATTTCTGGCTCGTCGATAATAAGTGCATTTTCCAGGTGATCCGTTACCGGCCCGAGCAGCATATCGAACCGTACCGCATTGATGAAGTTCTGGTTGTCGTACAGCACGATGCTGTACAGCGTCTTCAGAACGTAACGGACCAATGTCACGTTTTTCGATTCCACCGCGAAATGCAACTCCGGCACCTCGTTCCCATCGACCTTGGCGCTGTTGGTTGCGTTCAGCAGCTTCACTGCAATCGCTATCAGATCGCTGGCAAACAGCACGAACAGCGACTTTAGCGCATCCGCTACGTGGCAGCACAAATTGAAGAACGTTATCGCACGGTCATTGCTGGACGTTTCGCGGATGGACCATTCGAACACCTTATAAAACAACGGCCGGAAGGTGCTTTCCGACAGCTTCAGAATCAGCACCACAAACGCCTTGATGACGTGCGCTTCGGCCGCATCGATTGCCGTAAGCGCAAACGTGTTCTTGGACGAATTGTAACACCGGAACTGGAGCGCGGTCAGGAGTAGGTCCGTCACTTCGGTTCGTATAGCAGCGAAATTGCTCGACTTCATGCTGGTGAACATGGTGGAGAGCAGTGCCATCAGCGGACCGATTGCGCTAAGCTCACCGGCCTCAATGAGCGTGTGGTAGCATTGCTCAATCGCTGGCAGCAACACACGCGGCGCGATCGTACTCGAAACATTATCCCAAATCATCACCAAACGCGACTTCATATTTCCCAACCGGGGATCATTCTTTTCCTCGATCATGGCGGACAGCTTCGTCAAACCGACGAGCATCGATCGTAGATAGGGCGAAATGAATCGTGCCAGCGTATCGACAATCTTCACCGTCAACAGTACAATGCTGGAGGTGAGAATATCGAAAGGATCACCAGACTGCAGCTGTGCGGCAAGAAACTTGTTCACCATCGGCATAAACTGTGGAAGAAAGTTGATAGAGTATGGTCCCAGATTGCTACACAACTCGCCGATGCAAAGTATGAGCGAAGACAGTATCTGTGGGTTGGGGTTTTTCTTATAACCGTGCAGCTCCTCCATCAGCACCGCCAGCACCGACTGCACCTTCTTGGTGTCGTGTTGCGTCAGTATCTTCGAGAGATGCCGCACGGCAATATAGCTCAGCTGTATGATCACCATCCGCTCGAACGACGTCCCGACGACATTTTCTTCCTCGTGCATATGATGCACCAGCTGCATTAGGGGGTCGAATAGTTTCAGCAGCCCCGGGTAATGGTTGCTGTTGAAGTAGTCCTGCTTGTACTGCAGCTTGTTGTTCAACAGCTCGATCACCTTCCGGCGTACCATCAGGAAGCGGTGCTGCAGCAGTCCATGCACGACAATAATCAAAGTATCGGCCGAGAGCAGCGAGATGGTGCTTTCCAGTATGTCGTAACAATTGTTCAACATGGCCCGCCAGTAGAGCGGTATCTTTTCGTCCGAGCTTTCATCCTTCAGCTTGTCGAGCATTTTCGAAACCGCATTCACGTACGTTAGTATGCCAACAATCAGATTTTGGTAGTACTTCTTCATGTTCAGCGTTTCCGTCTCATCTAGCTGGGCGATTTTGTTGATTACACACACCGACGACAGCAATCCCGCGACGAACTGGACGATCGAATATTTGAAATGCTTTAGCTGACGGCCTGTGTGCGTTTTCACGTTGCAAATTGTAGAGTCCACAATGTCCACCTCCATTATCTCCGTGTCGGTCTTGCGCTTTTCGATCTCCATTGGCAGATCGCGCAAATAGTCGATCAGATTCGTGCACGTCTGTATGATAACGGTCGGTTCGAACTCACTCGCTATCAGCAGTGCCACTTCCATTCGTTTCGAAAGCTCACTTCCCGACAGCTCTGTATCGGCTCGCGATTTCGTTGCTTTCCGTATTTCCGCCTTGCGGCCACCTTTCATGACGTCCGACTCAATCAACACGCCCAGAAATGCCCACAGATATTCGTTCGCACCGAGCGTTTGCAGTAACTTCACGTACAGAAGGACGCGACGGTGCTCCGGCACATCCAGTATGATGtcggaaaatattttcaaaatagGAATAATCTGCTCCATTGGGTTAGTAACTGTGCCGGCAGCACCACCGAGAGCAATCGTCGGTACGATGGTTTCGATGATCTTCGATATGATTTGGAAGCTGTACGCATCGTCCTGCCGTACGATTGAGGAACCAACGAAGGTGAATATTTCCATCATGTTGTGTAGCACTTGATCCGGCACGTAACGTGCAACGTGCGCCAACAGTAGCAGTGCATGATGATGCGTCTGCGGATTCTGTGTGCCTCTAATGCATTGAACAATCCGTTCCACCTGAAACATACTAGCCGCGTTTGCAAACGGTGCTTTATCGCCTTGCCTACCGCTAGCCAGCAGTTCTACCTTCTGTATGCAGTGCAGCAACAACGACAGCACGATTTGCTTTACGTATTCTACAGCCGATTGTTCCTCGAAATCGAGACAATACTTTAAACACTCGAACAGCTTCGGTACCAACAGGTGCGCATTTTCCAGTTTCCGCTTGTTCTGCAAATGTTCCAGCAGCGTTACGCCACATTTCCACACCGTCGAAACAAGCACGCGCTCCGACGGTGCCACGGGAATGATGCATTTACGACCGGTTTTAGCCTTCTCGTTACCTTTGCTAAACGATTCCTGCGCTCTACCGTCGTACATGGCGCTCAGCATATCCACCACCAGTTCCGCATCGACAGTAATGTTTTTGAACAACTTACTCGTGGCCGCGTTCGTTTCCGGATGGTGCGATAGTGTGGCCGCTTCAACGATACCCTGCAGGAGCTCTTTAGCGTACGGTTTGGGAAGCAATTCGAACATTTCCGTTCCCAGACCTTCAATCATCATAATGGCCGGTGTGTACAGTTTACGTTCCGTCGGTAATACTAACAGTTTATCGCAACGCAATGTGAGCGTAACAAGACGCTGACATATTTCGCTCTTCGCGAAATGCTCAATCATGTCCTCATTGAAGCGCCCGATCAGCAATTGCAACAACTTCGACTCGTACGCATCGAACACTATGCGATCATTGTCTTCGTTTACGCGCTCCACAATACTAACGCCTTTGGAGGCTGAGTTTACCAATaccagcggatcgtcgagcaATTTCATTAAATCCATTATACCGCACACGATGTAGGTTGGTGTGCTGGGATCCGCAGTACGCGCGATAAAGCTTTGCAACGTTGGCTTCAGCGATTTCTCATCCTCCAGGGAAAATTCTGCAAACATCACCAACGACAACTGCTCACCATCCATTGTTAGTTCTTCGCGACGTTTAACCAAGTTTTGCAGGAAACTATTCGATGCTTTCGGCAGACCGTTAACCTTCTGCAACGCAACAATGCGTTCGATCGTCTTTAGGCCACACTCGCGGACAACCGCCGAATTCGAGGTGAGCGAAAGCATGATGTTAATGAAGGAATTGGTCGTGATCTTGCAGTCACTTTCGGGCAACTGTTCCAGAATGACAAGCAGCAGCCGCTGGCAGCGTATCTGCAACTTTGTATTGATCAAAAAGTTGATCGTTTCATCCTTGGAAGCTGATTCTATCAGATGAACCGTGTAGAAATTGGATAAGAATTCAATCCTATCTGCCGGTTTCGGATACAGCCGAACGAGCAAACTCTTCAACAGATTATGGAAAATTTCTCTCAATTTGTCGTGCTTCGCATCGATCGCACAGTAATGGCTTAGCAGCTCGTTGAATATGCGCAAACGAAGCTTCAGCGAGACGTTCTGGCATTCAAAGTTCATCACCGCGATCGGTTCGAACACGACGCGCTCAATGATGTACTGTATCGGGACCGTAATCAGATCCAGCGGAAGTTTCTTTTCCTGCAAACACTGTATGTCAGACGTTTGAGCGTACTGGAATCGATTATTTGCCAGCTGTTTTATCGCATATTCCAGCACGCGATCTGCCTGCTCGACGGTGCATGGTTTAGGCAGTGCGTTTGATAACAGCAGCACGTTAAAGCACACCTGTATGGGGTTTGTGCATTGACCGGCGTCCTGCAGAATGGTCAACATCGCATTACAATTCGATTCATTTCCGTAAAACTGGGTGGCCAAATATTGTTGCCCAAAGCTAGATGATAGCAATTCGGCAGCATTTTTCCTGCCCACCGGATGATCACCGATCGGGAACAGTAGCGGATAGAGCGTAACGATCAGCCGGTTTACGTCCGCCCCACGGCAAATACAGTCATCGGTTAGCAGTTGGATGAGCCGAGGGGTTACATATTTCCAGTCCGACTGTTTAGCGGCACACTTCAGCACGAGATTGCTCAGCTTGTTGATCAACTCTTCAGCGCCAACTATGCTCTTCAGCTCGGTAGCAGGGAGTTGGAGCAATTCCGCCACAACACCGCAACTGTCGTCGTCTAGGCGCTCCCGCACACTGTCACGCAGAAGATCCATCTTGCCATGACTTTTCTGCTTCAGAATATGCATATTTGCCACGAGATACTGTACCGCGTGTATGCGTCGATCGCTGTTGTAGTGGAAAAGATTTTCAAACACGCTCGTCTCATTCTCGTTGTACGATGCTTGCAGCAGAAAGCCTGGGTTACGACACAAACACAGGTAAGCAGTGACATTAAAAACTATTGTAGTAGCTAATTCCTTACTCACCCAACACATTTCGCAATGCGTTACGCTTTTTGCTAGAGTATTGACCCTTCATTACACGCTTCACGATCTTATCAAAAGCAGTTGGATACTGTCTTTCGAAGCATTTCAAAAACTCTGAATACCAATCGATCACATTTTGGTCCTTGTTTACAAAATCTTCCTCGTCGGTGTCCAAATCAATTGTTTCCTTAACGTGTTCAGATTGCGTTGGTTCACGATTGTTACCCTGTCGAGCACCCTTGTGGAAATACGAATCCAACACACACCTGCAGGTAAAAAGTAGTTATTTATAATTGCATATGTAAGGATTAAATCACAACAGTAATgttaaaattaacaataaGGAAGCAAACGAGAGCATACGTTTTCGAAAAAGAAACTAAATGACCAGGGCAAGGAATGAATTCAGGATTTTAAGCGGTAATAAAATGTGTTGAATGAGAAGTGAAAGTGCAAGGAGATGACAAATTAAAACACCGCAGACTACGTGCCAAGTGATCACTACACAACCTACCATAATGCAACATTTGAGGAAGCTGAAAACGATTAGCAACACGCAACGGAATCGATGAGTAAGAGGGAAGCAACAAATATGGATTGAGCTAAGCAGTGCGGATTTTCTAGGGAACCAATACTAAGCAGTCAACACTTGGACCAGTCATAATCAGGAAGGATGAAGAGGAACCATCGAGAAATTTACGAGCTGAAAAACCTCCAATACTCCAGTAAATGCCGGGCCAAAGAGCAGGACAAGGCTTTCAAAGCATATAAACTTCAGCTTTAATATCGGTTTTAATATCGTGCACGTGTTGTTTTGGGGTCAAAAACTAATCCATTTTCCCCTACTTACTGTATTACATCTTCCGCTTCTGCGTCATCCAATTGAATCTCCAGCACTAACTGTTCGCAGAACTTTCTGTATCCGATCATCGATTCTTTGGAGCAACATATCTCGTTCAGACACTTTTCCAGCAGCTTCCGGTACAGCACCATTATATTGATACCATCCAACTTCACGGTGCACAGTGTCGATGTGAACCATTCGCAGTCAATTACAGAATTCATCAGCCTCTCGCTTAGGGTAATGCTTGGTTGTGTTTGGAAGATCAACACCGCCAGCAGGGTAGCTTCGGTTGTTAGTGCTTGATTCTTAATGCTACAGATACGCCGCAACACGGTCTCGAGCGCAGCTTCTCCCAGGTTCGTTTTAATCATCATCTGGCCAAAGACCATAAGCGAACCAGCAGCAAAATCGACAGCTCTCGACGCAATGCCCTTACTTAAAATTGACAATACAGCTCCAACGTGGTTTTCCGTTATAGTATCGACATTGCTAAATACACCCAACGTCGTTGTAGTGTAGAAAGCAATCGGGGCCTGTAAAGCATTCGCTTTGCTTTCCAACTCATCTACCGCATGCCTGATAAAGTTTCcgtaatgttttaaaaacaccGGATGTCGAATGCAGTGATCGATGATAGTGCGCTTCGACGGTGGTACGCCCGATTTGCCGACTGCTGCTAGGAAAGCTAGCGGATCGTTAAACTCCTCGACTTCCATCGTTTGCACACAGCGTACGAAAATCCGCGTCTCATGGTAGGGCAGTATGAGATGAGCAAACTGCACCCTGTTGTACTTCTGTATCTCGAAGCGCCGTATCAACCACTCCAGGCACTGGTGTGCCGGTTGGAGCATAAAGTACGGCGATAGGTAGTAGAAAAACTTCTCGATGGTGCTGTCAAGCTTTTTGTTCACCGCCTGGTTCTCGACCGATCGTTGGAGATCGATCGATTTCTTGTCGAACAGTGTGTCCTCGAATTGGGCAAAAGAGCTATGCATCTTAATGAGGTCGGTCAGCCCACTAACACCGATGTCGAAAATTATTTCCCGATCCTTTGAGGCTGCCTCTTTGTTGTCGAACAGAATTGAGGCACACTTGCGCGAATCCGGCTTCGCGGACGTTTGGGGTGCTGCCAAACGTTTCAGCTGTGCTGCTAAACTGGTGGTCATTTTCGCAGGAGGGTTTCCAAAACACACTACAATTTATTcgaacaattggaacactgcAACCATCCGGTTTAGTAAACATGCGGCAAAACTACGCACGTGCTTGTTATTGTGATTGTTGTTTGACGTTTGCCGAAATGCCCCAGTTGTCACATTCCAAGTAACAAAATTCGGAACTGTTcggaaataaaatatcaatcgAATTGATGTTCAAAACTTCTTTCAATATCATCCGATAATCCGACTATCTCAATCTACTACAGGGATATGAGtagggccatcatcatcatcatcatccggaATTCATTGGGTACCGATGAGCACGGAAAACGACGTTCCTCGTATGAAAAATAGTAACACCAATCGCTAAAATTAAGCTTATCTTGAAAGAGCTCCCATTCTTTGTCATCATTATTGAACTTAACGTAATTCTAAAGTAGTGCAGAACTTAACATCTTTTTCGAAAAATTATGACGATTATCGATGAATATGATCAAGATGGGACAGGCGTCAAatttttagttatttatttatgcacTCATTTTAAGTGTTTTGAATAATAATGTTTGATGAACTTCTACCTGTGCAATTGCACAGAAATTTCTAATACAAATTTACTTAATATATTTTCAACATGTATAACTTTATTGCGTAAAAAGGGCTATGATCCTTGAATGCGAGGTATAAACGATGTGTCAAACTATGCAGCTGACATTTGACACGGCTTGCAGTGGATCATATCCGATGTTGTTGTACATATCACCGTTGTTGATTCAGAGCGCTGGCCGATAAACATGCCCAAAAAGAACGGATTCTTCTACTTTATGCTGGAATACAAACAGCGTAAACAAGCGGATGGACGCTCAGTGCTTAGTTTGGCTCTAATTTCTGCAGATGCGGGTAAAATTTGGGAGGTAAGTgtgaacaaaacacaaattcCAGTTGTGCAGACACTTCCTCAACCTAACATACGCCATGTTGTCATCCTGTAGAAAATGAACGCCGCACAACGTGAACCATACATCCACCGGGCTAAGTCTGTCCAAAATGAAGGCGGTTTGGAGAAGTTAAACAGTTTAGGAATAGCAATTTCCGAGATTGACAAACAGCTGCGTTCAAAGGAAGAGCATGTCCAAATGATAAACAAGCTCGTGGCGGATCGGGTAGCGAGAGCCGAATCTCGGAAAGGTAAGACCGATGGAAATGGTCTGAACCAGTATGCATGCTAACACCAATCTATTTGCAGAATTGGCAAAAGAAGTGGTGTACATTATTTCACTGTCGTATTTTGGCCATGCGATGCAAAATAAGTACATTCCGGCCGAACTAGGCGTGGTTAAATACAGTTTGCAGTGTGGCGTAATAGATCGGCTGCACATGTATTTCAATCCAGGTGAAATACCGCTAGGAGCTGCACATTCAGTGCTAACCCACACGAAAGAAACACATCAACTTCCGCTGCCACCGGACGCCTGGGGAACAACGGACAAGAATGAAGTCGCTGTGGCATTGATTAGTTTTTTGGGAGCGGAAAATGAAATACCACCGCTGTTTACGGACGAAGAAACATTACCTATAGTGGAAGGTATGCTTCGTGATTTGCTGGATGATTGCATCGAGAACAAGATGCTGTACGTGTGTCCCATGTCAGAGTTGTTATGTCGCTTGAAACAAGCTACGGAACGACACTTTGAGGGAAAGGCGACCTTTCCGTCCGCCCTAACGGCGCAACATATACTAAAAATGGATAGCTATGGTTTCGCATTAGGTATCAGCTGCGAATATCACGAAAGAGAGTTAAATGTGTTGAACTGTGCCTTGTCCCAGGCTACGCGATGGGCGTATACACTATCTAAGTATTGCTGCCTACACATGGGCATTGAATGTGTTCCCGGAAAGCATATCCCACCGGATCCTTCAGCAGGTGACAACAAGGCATCAAAACCACTGACCACAAGCGAATCAAATTCGCTGGAAAAACCTGGAACATCACATGATGCATCTGCCGGAGACAAAGTAACATCTTCGAAACAGGCTCCAAACTGGTTCAACAAGATAAAAATGCGATCTGCATCTAAAGATGAGTCGTCCTATAAACCGCTCACAGGTAGTGTGTCATACATGCCACAAAAAGGTGGTGTTGTTGCCTATACCGGCATCAACCTAGAAACAGACTCCTTTTACGAACAGGAGCAGAACAACGAAAACGTATTCCCCACATTGCTTCAGTCCATGGGACGTTCCGTGAAAGGGCGTGGACATGCAGAAAAACTTAGTGACAATTCCCAACAAGCTGTTCGTGGGCGAGGACGTGGACGTGGACGTGGATACAATGCTCAACAACGTGGAAATTAAGGTTGGCGACGGTGTGTTAACATTTTCTCATCGCTTCTCAACCTTAAGCCTAAAATCAAAATGTAGTTATCCCTTTTTTACTTCTATAACAAACATCTTTTTTTCTAGCTATGCGTTATTTCTTGACACAAACAGGATATAATAGTGTACGGTTCTGCCGTTCTTGGGCACCAAAGTTTGTGTTTAACACTTGTTTAATAATTACGATTGCAATCCCATAcatttacaataaattataGTTTAATACAGTGCATGCTTTGTGCTGCCTACGCTTTTGGGTTAGAATacagaaaacattttccttcagGGGTTTTCGTTGTtaggtttaattttttttttcggcgatGATCAATATTATTACAACTATTATGAGTGTAACTagaagtaacaaaaaataaatctgtGAAATAAACTGCAAGTCCAAATTCTGTgaacatatttaaattgattattttaacaactttttccttcccaacGCTGTTGAGTAATTTTATAGAGAGGTGCGGACATGTAATTCGTACAATTCATTTGAGAAAAGGCCAGTTCCCAGTGGTATTAGGCTGAATTGTGCACAATAAACTCACTGAACTAGTCAACCACAAAATCTATCGATCGAAACTGTTTGGACAGCGCTCGGTAAAGTAATTTCATCTTCGAGtataaaaaaatcaacgtCTCGGGAAAACGATTATAACGTGGCCTTCCAGGCCAGAGGTATTCGAACTGCTTGGAGCAAAGACCCAAATATCATAAAAATACTCATGGAATGAGAGTATTTTGTACAGAATCAGAGTATTTAGTATGTTACATGAGAAGATGCCAGAATGAACGTGCCTAAGAGCCGCATACGGCACACAAGCTTTACTTTGCCGATCACTGATTTAGGCTGTTTCGCTGTTCGAAGCTCGAATGTTCGGTTCATCTGTTCTGTACGGCAATTCGTTGGCATCGCGGGAACGAATATCTGACTGAAAAGCGAGGACTTAAGAATTGGATTAATGATCAATGCATCGAAGATAAAGTACCAGAATATTTCACCTTGGTTGGAAGTAGTGTTTCAGTTGACGGGGACGATCTAGAAGTAACGGAGGATCGTGCCTCCTATGCCTACTATGATTTTCGCAAACTCAAACGATCTTGAGGAATGCACCCAGAATATATAAAAACGAGTATACTACACTTATAAATTATGTACAATTTGGTTGGTGTGTTATCAACGGTTCGTTAATgttccataaaaaaaaaaaatctaaaaaaagtaaaattttctataaaaatacttttttttaaacgcctgtaacttctttattttgcgtcctaggcccttcaaagtttgacttgatttcaatagaaaaccatacaattatcggtcttttttcaagtttttagggtcaaaatttttactaaattttttttttctttaaacgtctgtaacttctttattttgcgtcctagacccttcaaagtttgacctgatttcaatagaaaaccatacaattttcggacatttttcaagtttttagggtcaaattttttacaaaaattttttttttctttagacgcctgtaacttctttattttgcgtcctagacccttcaaagtttgacctgatttcaatagaaaaccatacagttttcggtcttttttcaaatttttagggtcaaaatttttacaaaaaaaaaattttttctttaaacgcctgtaacttctttattttgcgtcctagacccttcaaattttgacctgatttcaatagaaaaccatacaattttcggacatttttcaagtttttggggtcaaaatttttacaaaaaaaaatttttttctttaaacgcctgtaacttctttattttgcgtcctagacccttcaaagtttgacctgatttcaatagaaaaccatacaattttcggacatttttcaagtttttagggtcaaattttttacaaaaaaaaatttttttctttaaacgcctgtaacttctttattttgcgtcctagacccttcaaagtttgacctgatttcaatagaaaaccatacaattttcggtcttttttcaaatttttagggtcaaaatttttacaaaaaaaaaattttttctttaaacgcctgtaacttctttattttgcgtcctagacccttcaaagtttgacctgatttcaatagaaaaccatacaattttcggacatttttcaagtttttagggtcaaaatttttacaaattttttttttctttaaacgcctgtaacttctttattttgcgtcctagacccttcaaagtttgacctgatttcaatagaaaaccatacaattttcggacatttttcaagtttttagggtcaaaatttttacaaaaaaaaatttttttctttaaacgcctgtaacttctttattttgcgtcctagacccttcaaagtttgacctgatttcaatagaaaaccatacaattttcggcctttttttaagtttttagggtcaaaatttttacaaaaaaaaatttttttctttaaacgcctgtaacttctttatt
Protein-coding sequences here:
- the LOC128301148 gene encoding protein maelstrom homolog, which translates into the protein MPKKNGFFYFMLEYKQRKQADGRSVLSLALISADAGKIWEKMNAAQREPYIHRAKSVQNEGGLEKLNSLGIAISEIDKQLRSKEEHVQMINKLVADRVARAESRKELAKEVVYIISLSYFGHAMQNKYIPAELGVVKYSLQCGVIDRLHMYFNPGEIPLGAAHSVLTHTKETHQLPLPPDAWGTTDKNEVAVALISFLGAENEIPPLFTDEETLPIVEGMLRDLLDDCIENKMLYVCPMSELLCRLKQATERHFEGKATFPSALTAQHILKMDSYGFALGISCEYHERELNVLNCALSQATRWAYTLSKYCCLHMGIECVPGKHIPPDPSAGDNKASKPLTTSESNSLEKPGTSHDASAGDKVTSSKQAPNWFNKIKMRSASKDESSYKPLTGSVSYMPQKGGVVAYTGINLETDSFYEQEQNNENVFPTLLQSMGRSVKGRGHAEKLSDNSQQAVRGRGRGRGRGYNAQQRGN
- the LOC128301147 gene encoding HEAT repeat-containing protein 1 homolog, which encodes MTTSLAAQLKRLAAPQTSAKPDSRKCASILFDNKEAASKDREIIFDIGVSGLTDLIKMHSSFAQFEDTLFDKKSIDLQRSVENQAVNKKLDSTIEKFFYYLSPYFMLQPAHQCLEWLIRRFEIQKYNRVQFAHLILPYHETRIFVRCVQTMEVEEFNDPLAFLAAVGKSGVPPSKRTIIDHCIRHPVFLKHYGNFIRHAVDELESKANALQAPIAFYTTTTLGVFSNVDTITENHVGAVLSILSKGIASRAVDFAAGSLMVFGQMMIKTNLGEAALETVLRRICSIKNQALTTEATLLAVLIFQTQPSITLSERLMNSVIDCEWFTSTLCTVKLDGINIMVLYRKLLEKCLNEICCSKESMIGYRKFCEQLVLEIQLDDAEAEDVIQCVLDSYFHKGARQGNNREPTQSEHVKETIDLDTDEEDFVNKDQNVIDWYSEFLKCFERQYPTAFDKIVKRVMKGQYSSKKRNALRNVLGFLLQASYNENETSVFENLFHYNSDRRIHAVQYLVANMHILKQKSHGKMDLLRDSVRERLDDDSCGVVAELLQLPATELKSIVGAEELINKLSNLVLKCAAKQSDWKYVTPRLIQLLTDDCICRGADVNRLIVTLYPLLFPIGDHPVGRKNAAELLSSSFGQQYLATQFYGNESNCNAMLTILQDAGQCTNPIQVCFNVLLLSNALPKPCTVEQADRVLEYAIKQLANNRFQYAQTSDIQCLQEKKLPLDLITVPIQYIIERVVFEPIAVMNFECQNVSLKLRLRIFNELLSHYCAIDAKHDKLREIFHNLLKSLLVRLYPKPADRIEFLSNFYTVHLIESASKDETINFLINTKLQIRCQRLLLVILEQLPESDCKITTNSFINIMLSLTSNSAVVRECGLKTIERIVALQKVNGLPKASNSFLQNLVKRREELTMDGEQLSLVMFAEFSLEDEKSLKPTLQSFIARTADPSTPTYIVCGIMDLMKLLDDPLVLVNSASKGVSIVERVNEDNDRIVFDAYESKLLQLLIGRFNEDMIEHFAKSEICQRLVTLTLRCDKLLVLPTERKLYTPAIMMIEGLGTEMFELLPKPYAKELLQGIVEAATLSHHPETNAATSKLFKNITVDAELVVDMLSAMYDGRAQESFSKGNEKAKTGRKCIIPVAPSERVLVSTVWKCGVTLLEHLQNKRKLENAHLLVPKLFECLKYCLDFEEQSAVEYVKQIVLSLLLHCIQKVELLASGRQGDKAPFANAASMFQVERIVQCIRGTQNPQTHHHALLLLAHVARYVPDQVLHNMMEIFTFVGSSIVRQDDAYSFQIISKIIETIVPTIALGGAAGTVTNPMEQIIPILKIFSDIILDVPEHRRVLLYVKLLQTLGANEYLWAFLGVLIESDVMKGGRKAEIRKATKSRADTELSGSELSKRMEVALLIASEFEPTVIIQTCTNLIDYLRDLPMEIEKRKTDTEIMEVDIVDSTICNVKTHTGRQLKHFKYSIVQFVAGLLSSVCVINKIAQLDETETLNMKKYYQNLIVGILTYVNAVSKMLDKLKDESSDEKIPLYWRAMLNNCYDILESTISLLSADTLIIVVHGLLQHRFLMVRRKVIELLNNKLQYKQDYFNSNHYPGLLKLFDPLMQLVHHMHEEENVVGTSFERMVIIQLSYIAVRHLSKILTQHDTKKVQSVLAVLMEELHGYKKNPNPQILSSLILCIGELCSNLGPYSINFLPQFMPMVNKFLAAQLQSGDPFDILTSSIVLLTVKIVDTLARFISPYLRSMLVGLTKLSAMIEEKNDPRLGNMKSRLVMIWDNVSSTIAPRVLLPAIEQCYHTLIEAGELSAIGPLMALLSTMFTSMKSSNFAAIRTEVTDLLLTALQFRCYNSSKNTFALTAIDAAEAHVIKAFVVLILKLSESTFRPLFYKVFEWSIRETSSNDRAITFFNLCCHVADALKSLFVLFASDLIAIAVKLLNATNSAKVDGNEVPELHFAVESKNVTLVRYVLKTLYSIVLYDNQNFINAVRFDMLLGPVTDHLENALIIDEPEIRTLVIDCLAQMAVAVMDDSLWRQLNYQVLMKTRNNDAQVRLFALEACTEIARKLGESYAPLLPETIPFLAELMEDDNEDVEKAVHHSCREIGRVTGEDLQKYF